The Cryptococcus deuterogattii R265 chromosome 3, complete sequence genome has a segment encoding these proteins:
- a CDS encoding nucleoporin nsp1, translated as MSELHRALSGAHRPNSNPRIHRHSSPYKRPLGQSNLHPSSTMGDLVSLAGSDTSPTKKPIPSSRVQNLASGGGLTRSGSEPSLLSGIKSMFTRPLQWLSTPGKSSGGSKRDSLSSFGHELEDPASPSERREGKRIRRHSPEPRMNRSNDLINDYTPEHQFEIQGRAVSGFMLPPLSPHVTLKPKSSFSNDKAASKRPTNFSRPLTSSQSMPYLDPPPNVLRSSVSGQAVASPKKTGPLTRSKRVDLATLVDDDAGFQEDGLDRYEKGKEKEIWSPWKSKYAGANGASSTAAAQRNITPRRRTFAPTLEDGDYAHPTDSPFRGLPTASPRPRQPSTIGLARSATATNLRRHASAASDISMASAGGTVRSTSIKNLRDLEISSLLGGTMSRDKDDDRMSVEGDSIRRKEGSVLDWFMHDQWDKPKSAASVAASNRLGSSVSATTPAPMRRGQMVWNQDDKVFMRESELKASQKPAPVHKNEAERILHTLETMRKTPLTDARKGDIPPLLGQSSRTLRRSINVPLATAAAGESARQRKDKERFGDLGVSVMISPYGRRRVADREEREVRKHSRLQSQEYRPSPTPSNARSETASQISSAQMGSLAPQKPSKEPSSSPPPAPTPRRSSRLNRTNAVEEATPKANRRSTRRGPSKQPATVHEEEPVARSSRSTRHTRKATVEPSTSPTPPPAPPSVPSIIATAPSPGGPSTSDTYQPRAGNQMPRGGSSLRARSDTSKRTHQTAASYSRSQTPTSGRYSAKDEDLPDMEELEQASKIALPSFSGISFAGLKPSSDENVSSNTVQSKSVATPAAPLPPLSLPRAGGPLARLGVASTRPRASSPLATGSIVAAPDSPPAMPLPKKSDSSSPANGIFSLSGGIAETPASLNPVGSTTPAGKPPAVSSFFSKPPTSTEAANKPSFSFGEASSKTSDEKTFGAGKAEAGGIPNFFGSTAVSSTPSTRQSSPVPVPALDFGIQKKENVEKAPPAALPPPVTSASASPAPVFSFGVSVNGKKEGDEKKTTESSAPSFSFGGKEPEVAKKDNAAPSGGFSFGAKGDSAPSGGFSFGKSKDDSPAPASAAPSFSFSASKPAAMDSVAKSPFSFGAPVSDKPKSDEPSKPAFSFGQSNSSSTASDSVNPSITPSKSTFSFGAPALPSNTPTSKPAFTFGASGSTTPVTTPITAVANKDTAGSGVTASNTAPAFGGFSFGSQGVNKAEDKKDAPANPFGGASNNNSTFTLGGPANKSSTANGTSSPFGTTPTTVTNADASKNPFDNKSGFNVVTTPAFTFGAPSNASMKPANAGAFGSNASTAGQPFVFGGSSSNGGSTPAPLNTFKTDNAPKPSTPSFAFGSGNNATPASNPFNASNTPASNPFGQQQDQKANAPASFAFGATNNAAAAPASNSSFSFGQPMNANPAASASTFSFGQPAQQQPSTPAAPSFSFGQTTAQPQPAAAFSFGAPAGDASRFKSPTPGPEGGFSLGVATNEAAPASPGGRRVKGLPRRR; from the exons ATGTCCGAGCTCCACCGTGCCCTCTCAGGCGCGCATCGGCCCAACTCGAATCCCAGAATACATAGGCATAGCAGTCCCTACAAGAGACCTTTAGGCCAAAGCAATCTGcacccctcttccaccatgGGCGACCTTGTCAGTCTTGCCGGGAGCGATACCTCCCCTACGAAAAAAccaatcccttcttccagagTCCAGAATCTTGCTTCCGGTGGTGGTCTTACCAGATCAGGTAGCGAGCCATCGCTGTTGTCTGGAATAAAGTCTATGTTCACAAGGCCTCTTCAGTGGCTCTCCACCCCTGGAAAGTCCTCGGGAGGATCCAAACGCGACAGTTTATCATCATTTGGTCACGAACTGGAGGATCCCGCGTCCCCGTCTGAAAGACGAGAAGGCAAGAGGATACGGAGACACTCACCAGAGCCTCGGATGAACCGGTCTAATGACCTCATAAATGACTACACGCCAGAGCACCAGTTTGAAATTCAAGGACGCGCCGTGTCTGGCTTTATGCTcccccctctctctccccatGTCACACTCAAACCCAAGTCCTCTTTCAGTAATGACAAGGCCGCGTCTAAGAGGCCTACCAATTTTTCTAGACCTCTCACCTCCTCTCAATCGATGCCGTATCTCGACCCCCCTCCCAACGTGCTTCGATCTTCAGTGTCTGGACAGGCTGTTGCTTCACCAAAGAAGACTGGCCCATTGACTCGTTCTAAGAGGGTTGACCTGGCTACGCTcgtggatgatgatgcaggTTTCCAGGAAGATGGCCTTGACAGATatgagaaaggaaaggaaaaagagatttGGAGTCCATGGAAGTCTAAATATGCCGGCGCAAATGGAGCTTCGTCCACTGCCGCCGCGCAAAGGAACATCACTCCTCGTCGCAGAACGTTCGCGCCGACATTAGAAGACGGTGAT TATGCTCATCCCACGGATTCACCCTTCCGAGGACTGCCTACTGCCTCTCCTCGACCACGTCAACCTAGCACCATTGGTCTCGCTCGCTCAGCAACTGCTACTAATCTGCGGCGTCATGCCAGCGCAGCCTCCGATATCAGTATGGCCTCTGCAGGTGGCACTGTCAGGAGCACTAGCATAAAGAATCTACGGGATCTTGAAATATCTTCGCTGCTAGGGGGAACTATGAGTCGTGataaggatgatgataggaTGAGTGTTGAAGGAGATAGCATTAGGcgaaaagagggaagtgtCCTG GATTGGTTCATGCACGACCAGTGGGATAAACCTAAATCAGCTGCATCTGTGGCTGCCTCCAACAGATTAGGGTCATCAGTGTCCGCAACTACACCCGCTCCCATGAGAAGGGGCCAGATGGTCTGGAATCAGGATGATAAGGTCTTTATGAGGGAAAGTGAACTCAAAGCTT CACAAAAGCCAGCACCAGTTCACAAGAACGAAGCCGAACGCATTCTTCACACTTTAGAAACCATGCGTAAGACTCCTCTTACTGATGCTCGAAAAGGCGAcattccacctcttctcggCCAATCCTCCCGGACACTTCGACGAAGCATTAATGTTCCGCTTGcgactgctgctgctggtgagAGTGCCagacaaaggaaagacaaagaacGATTTGGCGACTTGGGAGTATCGGTTATGATCAGCCCATACGGCCGGAGAAGGGTGGCTGacagagaggaaagggaagtCAGGAAACATAGTCGGCTGCAGAGTCAAG AGTATCGACCATCTCCAACTCCATCTAATGCAAGAAGTGAGACTGCTAGCCAGATTTCCAGTGCCCAGATGGGATCCTTGGCTCCTCAAAAGCCCTCCAAGgaaccctcttcttcccctcctcctgctcccaCCCCACGCCGGTCATCGCGACTCAATCGAACCAATGCAGTCGAAGAGGCCACACCTAAAGCCAACAGAAGATCTACTAGGAGAGGCCCTTCAAAACAGCCAGCGACTGtgcatgaagaagaaccagTCGCGAGGTCATCTAGGTCAACTCGACATACCAGGAAAGCAACCGTTGAACCCTCAACCTCACCTACTCCCCCTCCGGCTCCGCCTTCAGTACCTTCAATCATTGCTACAGCGCCTTCTCCGGGTGGGCCCTCGACTTCTGACACATATCAGCCACGAGCGGGCAATCAAATGCCTCGTGGAGGTTCTTCCCTACGCGCCAGGTCTGATACGTCAAAACGAACGCATCAAACTGCGGCATCTTACTCCCGATCCCAGACGCCTACTTCTGGACGATATTCTgccaaggacgaggatCTGCCGGATATGGAAGAACTGGAACAAGCTTCGAAGATTGCAttaccctccttctccggCATCTCTTTTGCGGGCTTGAAACCTTCTAGTGATGAAAATGTTTCCAGCAACACGGTGCAATCGAAGTCTGTTGCAACACCAGCTGCccccctccctccactAAGTCTGCCTCGTGCTGGTGGGCCTTTGGCTCGACTGGGCGTTGCATCTACCCGCCCTAGAGCTTCGTCTCCTCTCGCTACTGGTTCTATTGTGGCAGCCCCTGACTCTCCCCCTGCTATGCCTTTGCCCAAGAAAAGTGACTCGTCTTCACCGGCCAACGGtattttttctctctctggAGGTATCGCGGAGACACCTGCTTCGCTCAACCCTGTTGGTTCTACCACGCCGGCAGGTAAACCGCCCGCcgtttcttccttcttctccaaaccTCCTACTTCCACTGAAGCCGCTAACAAGccatctttctcattcGGCGAGGCTTCTAGCAAAACGTCTGATGAAAAGACATTTGGTGCCGGGAAAGCTGAAGCCGGTGGCATCCCTAACTTCTTTGGGAGCACCGCTGTGTCGTCCACTCCTTCAACTAGACAGTCGTCGCCTGTTCCAGTGCCTGCACTTGATTTTGGCAttcaaaagaaggagaatgttGAAAAAGCCCCCCCTGCAGCCTTGCCGCCGCCTGTCACGTCTGCTAGTGCTTCGCCAGCAcccgtcttctcctttggaGTTTCGGtaaatggaaagaaagagggagatgagaagaaaactACTGAATCGTCTGCTCCATCGTTCTCTTTCGGCGGAAAGGAACCAGAAGTtgcaaagaaggataaTGCGGCTCCCAGTGGCGGATTCAGTTTTGGCGCTAAAGGCGATTCAGCACCTAGTGGTGGATTTAGCTTTGGGAAATCAAAAGACGACAGTCCTGCTCCTGCATCTGCTGCTCCCTCATTCTCA TTTTCTGCGTCGAAACCAGCGGCAATGGACTCTGTTGCCAAGTCTCCGTTTTCGTTCGGTGCGCCCGTCTCCGATAAGCCCAAGTCTGATGAGCCATCCAAACCTGCTTTCAGTTTTGGGCAGTCCAACTCAAGCTCCACAGCCTCGGATTCTGTTAACCCGTCCATTACCCCCTCAAAGTCCACATTCAGCTTCGGTGCGCCCGCTCTTCCCAGCAACACTCCCACCTCAAAGCCTGCATTTACATTTGGTGCAAGCGGCTCCACCACCCCTGTGACGACCCCTATCACAGCTGTGGCCAATAAGGATACAGCTGGAAGTGGAGTCACTGCTTCTAACACCGCGCCAGCTTTTGGAGGCTTTTCCTTTGGTAGTCAAGGCGTAAACAAGGCCGAAGATAAAAAAGACGCACCTGCCAACCCCTTTGGGGGAGCTTCAAATAATAATTCAACATTCACGCTTGGTGGCCCTGCCAACAAGTCCAGTACTGCGAACGGAACGAGCTCTCCTTTTGGGACTACTCCAACCACCGTTACTAATGCGGACGCCTCTAAAAATCCTTTCGATAATAAAAGTGGATTTAATGTTGTCACGACACCAGCCTTCACTTTTGGTGCACCTAGTAACGCGTCGATGAAGCCTGCTAATGCAGGCGCATTTGGATCAAATGCATCGACCGCTGGCCAACCATTTGTATTCGGTGGGAGCTCTAGCAATGGTGGCTCTACTCCTGCGCCTTTGAATACATTCAAAACCGATAACGCCCCTAAGCCAAGTACCCCCTCTTTCGCGTTCGGGTCGGGTAATAATGCTACTCCGGCTTCCAATCCGTTCAACGCTTCTAACACCCCAGCGTCCAATCCTTTTGGTCAGCAACAAGACCAGAAAGCGAATGCGCCGGCCAGCTTTGCTTTCGGTGCGACCAACAACGCCGCTGCTGCACCCGCATCTAATTCGTCATTTTCCTTTGGACAACCTATGAATGCTAACCCTGCTGCATCCGCTTCCACGTTCTCCTTCGGTCAACCTGCTCAACAGCAGCCATCAACTCCTGCTGCCCCTTCGTTCTCTTTCGGGCAGACTACTGCCCAGCCACAGCCTGCCGCCGCCTTCAGTTTTGGCGCCCCTGCCGGTGATGCTTCTAGGTTCAAAAGTCCCACGCCAGGACCAGAAGGGGGATTTAGTTTGGGTGTGGCAACAAACGAGGCCGCGCCGGCGAGTCctggtggaaggagggttAAAGGTTTGCCacgaagacgatga
- a CDS encoding DNA topoisomerase 2-associated protein PAT1 (genome sequence mistake), whose product MSAGFFGFDTALPEHRQSQHRPNDGAVASKFQSASSLPNPFNLEAPEDEEMEVYTWGQGVDKDTEEADELNDATFGVDINAIRGGQFSFGNEESVALPAKPSKQPQAQRGPIASTASRYRPKAVADPFAFSEDDFYASRPVKKTQSKSKTKASVEPAWTKPAGQVTSWGTAPSSTVKPSLASKPAQVEGPGHIKSLEEIEAEFASMPAPSAAQVAFQAPTQLSGQPPANAVVTLEELERQMMEDVPPSLAQHQAQHQVPSREVTPTQISGLAQSGYASQKAVLDSMFPDLGKGPGPVPPGQQQGQTGQSPVPIGPSPEELARQEHFKKVFEAKVQAMSKYNNLMGSSDKDFITRIQLSQLATSDPYISDFYAQVFSAMERSRRAHESGQMDRPTVVQIAAGFGFGVGGPAGNRFGKMGQNTMQKLSTQVKKLVESRTAHQKSANTAALQGALGRVTRGGAAAPRPVLAIPTNTKLENRPASHLNQSTGIQRPPLTRKQIMYALEGLYTDVLELEQFRREAPPSASVDEIEIWNAKCQVKVDQIWAKLMVQEPIEVSNPHPFISLLNPPKGQRILGRIILQLPDQKIYTLLSLLVVKFHQLDVVARAPPPPVTDASLLTKADRLDRAKREADTDGFLYNLVPAMDMAINKCKLGLLGGLLVAAVQRLML is encoded by the exons ATGTCAGCCGGATTCTTCGGTTTTGACACCGCACTCCCCGAACACCGTCAATCCCAGCATCGTCCCAATGACGGAGCCGTCGCTTCCAAATTCCAAAGTGCCAGTTCTCTGCCTAATCCCTTCAACCTCGAGGCcccagaggatgaggaaatggaagtaTACACTTGGGGTCAAGGGGTGGACAAGGATACCGAGGAAGCCGATGAGCTGAATGATGCAACGTTTGGCGTGGACATCAATGCCATCA GGGGTGGACAATTCTCGTTCGGGAACGAAGAGTCAGTTGCTTTACCGGCTAAGCCATCAAAACAGCCCCAGGCGCAAAGAGGACCCATTGCTTCGACCGCCTCCCGGTACCGACCTAAAGCAGTGGCCGATCCATTTGCCTTTTCTGAAGATGACTTTTATGCTTCTCGCCCTGTCAAGA AGACCCAATCGAAGTCCAAGACAAAGGCCTCGGTTGAACCTGCTTGGACAAAACCAGCTGGCCAGGTCACTAGCTGGGGAACGGCTCCTTCTTCTA CAGTAAAGCCATCTCTTGCGTCCAAACCTGCTCAGGTGGAAGGTCCCGGACACATCAAGAGTCtcgaggagattgaggcaGAGTTTGCTTCAATGCCTGCGCCCAGCGCGGCGCAGGTTGCCTTCCAGGCTCCTACGCAATTATCAGGACAGCCTCCTGCAAATGCTGTTGTAACacttgaagagcttgagaggcagatgatggaagacgtccctccatctcttgcCCAACATCAGGCCCAGCACCAAGTGCCTTCTCGAGAGGTTACTCCCACTCAGATCTCAGGCCTCGCCCAGTCAGGGTATGCGTCCCAGAAAGCTGTCCTCGACAGTATGTTTCCTGATCTTGGCAAAGGTCCTGGCCCCGTACCTCCAGGTCAGCAGCAAGGCCAAACAGGGCAAAGCCCGGTCCCTATAGGCCCTAGTCCCGAAGAGCTCGCTCGGCAGGAGCATTTCAAGAAGGTTTTTGAAGCGAAAGTTCAAGCAATGTCCAAGTACAATAACCTTATGGGATCGTCGGACAAGGACTTTATTACCCGCATTCAATTGTCTCAACTCGCTACTTCCGACCCTTATATTTCCGACTTCTATGCCCAAGTTTTTTCTgcgatggaaagaagcCGCCGGGCGCATGAGAGTGGTCAGATGGATAGGCCAACCGTGGTACAAATTGCAGCAGGTTTTGGATTCGGTGTCGGCGGTCCTGCCGGTAACAGATTTGGAAAAATGGGACAAAACACTATGCAGAAATTGTCGACACAGGTCAAGAAACTGGTTGAGAGTAGGACAGCGCACCAGAAATCCGCCAATACTG CTGCTCTTCAGGGCGCTCTCGGCCGAGTCACACGAGGtggtgctgctgctcctcGTCCCGTTCTTGCCATCCCTACAAACACCAAGCTCGAAAACCGTCCTGCGTCTCACCTTAATCAATCCACAGGCATACAGCGCCCACCTCTCACCCGCAAACAAATCATGTATGCCCTAGAAGGCCTCTACACCGACgtccttgagcttgagcagtTCCGTAGAGAAGCACCGCCTTCAGCCTCTGTGGATGAAATCGAAATCTGGAACGCTAAATGTCAAGTAAAGGTAGATCAGATCTGGGCCAAGCTTATGGTTCAAGAACCTATTGAAGTATCAAATCCCCATCCATTTATATCCCTTCTCAACCCCCCAAAAGGTCAACGTATTCTCGGCCGGatcatccttcaacttcCTGATCAGAAGATTTACACCTTGCTGTCTCTCCTTGTTGTGAAATTCCATCAACTAGACGTTGTGGCTCGtgcccctcctcctccagttACAGACGCCAGCCTCTTAACCAAGGCTGACAGATTAGACCGCGCTAAGCGCGAGGCGGACACGGATGGCTTCCTGTACAACTTGGTGCCTGCTATGGACATGGCGATTAACAAGTGTAAGCTGGGCCTTTTAGGTGGTCTGTTGGTCGCTGCTGTGCAGAGATTGATGTTGTGA
- a CDS encoding carboxymethylenebutenolidase, giving the protein MLIKTSYRDVPTTANGKSGTIRIYLVEPSLPGYPKARFPGCVVFSEIYQVTGPVERFASNIASEGYIVALPSSFHEFEGPEPIPYDSEGTDRGNCYKVEKTVEAYDEDATLSIDLLVSLPNCTGRIASTGMCLGGHLALRCAFDPRVQATFCYFATDVHSATLGKGKSDDTLVKIRKGDLTGKGEVAMVFGKQDTHVDRDGRSLIRDTLDAANVTFTFLEVQAQHAFIRDESSKGRWDAALSRSLFGMMMELFNRRVARDLGEPTGDGAKIEHVC; this is encoded by the exons ATGTTGATCAAGACCTCCTACCGAGACGTACCAACCACTGCCAATGGTAAAAGCGGTACCATCCGTATCTACCTGGTAGAGCCTAGCTTGCCCGGATACCCCAAAGCCAGATTCCCCGGAT GCGTGGTTTTCTCCGAGATCTATCAGGTGACAGGTCCTGTAGAGAG ATTCGCTAGCAACATTGCGAGTGAGGGATATATCGttgctcttccctcttcattccatgAATTCGAAGGCCCGGAACCCATTCCTTACGACTCTGAAGGCACCGATCGTGGGAACTGTTACAAG GTCGAGAAGACGGTTGAGGCTTATGACGAAGATGCTACTTTATCAAttgatcttcttgtttctcttcccaactGCACAGGGAGGATCGCTTCGACCGGGATGTGTCTCGGCGGACACCTAGCATTGCGC TGCGCTTTCGATCCCCGAGTACAAGCTACCTTCTGCTATTTCGCAACCGA TGTGCACTCGGCTACGCTTGGTAAAGGCAAATCGGACGATACTCTTGTAAAGATCAGAAAAGGCGATTTGACAGGCAAAGGGGAGGTTGCCATGGTCTTTGGTAAACAG GATACCCACGTTGACCGTGATGGCCGTTCTCTGATTCGAGACACCCTAGATGCGGCCAACGTCACTTTTACTTTCCTCGAAGTACAGGCCCAGCACGCTTTTATCCGTGACGAATCCTCCAAAGGTCGATGGGACGCCGCTTTAAGCCGTTCGCTATTTGGCATGATGATGGAGCTTTTCAACAGACGGGTGGCTAGGGATCTTGGAGAACCTACTGGTGATGGCGCTAAGATTGAACATGTTTGTTAG